The sequence below is a genomic window from Eubalaena glacialis isolate mEubGla1 chromosome 13, mEubGla1.1.hap2.+ XY, whole genome shotgun sequence.
tacgggctttctctagttgcatcaagtgggggctactcttcattgtggtgcacgggcttctcattgcggtggcttctcttgttgtggagcacaggctctaggcctacgggcttcaatagttgcagcactcaggctcagtagttgcagtacacGGGCCCTAGAgaacgtgggcttcagtagttgtggcatgtgggctcagcagttgtggcatgtgggctttagggtgtgtgggcttcagtagttgtggttcgtgggctctagagcacaggctcaggagttgtggcacatgggcttagctccacggcatgtgggctcttcccagaccagggatcaaacctgtgtcccctgcattggcaggtggattcttaaccactgtgccactagggaagtcccacaatatgtattttttcaaggttcatttatgtatcagtactttgttcctttttatgacagaatactattccattgcatAGATTATACCATGTTTGAttcacccattcatcagttgaaggacatttgggttttttgcactttttgactattataaatagtggTGCTATGAACACAGTACAAGTTTTTgagtggatgtatgttttcattttattgggTATATAccaaggaatggaattgctgggtcacgtggtgactctatgtttaaccttttgaggaactgccaggctgtcttccatagtagctgcaccattttacattcccaccaacagtgtctaAAGATTCCAATTTCACcacctcctcaccaacacttgtcatttgtcttttaaatatagccattctaataggtgtaggTAAGGTTAGGGCTAGAGTTCAGGGTTAGGggttttgattatagccatcttagtgaGTGTGctctttttggttttgatttgcatttccctaatgagtaacgatgctgagcatctcttcatgtgcttattggacatctgtatgtcttctttagagtaATGTCTATTAAAGTTCTTTGCCCAGTTTTCAATTagttttttgtctctatttttgagTTGTAAGATTTTTTTACATTGTGGATcagtcccttatcagatgtatgatttgcaaatgttttctcccattcttgggACAGGATCTAATTTTAAGACCGAACATAAAGTTtacagtaataaacacagtgtgattttggtgaaggatagaaacatagatcaatggaacaaaatagagagtacAGAAATAGACCTGCAGAAATATGTCGAATTAATCTTTTACAAATGAATTAGAGAAGGCAATTCAATAGAGAAAGTATAGTGTTTTCAACAAAAGGTGTTGGAAAAATTGAACACTcataggcaaagaaaaaaaaacccggaCATAAACCTCACACTTCatacaaaaattatctcaaaatggacCATGGATCTAAGTGTAAAATATaaactatgaaacatttagaagaAACCATAGATAAAAGTCTTTGTGACCTGGGATTAGGCAAAGAATTCTCAGGCATGACTCTAAAAACATGAATCTTAAGAGAAAAacttgataaattagacttcatcaaaaataaaactttggcTCCGCAAATGACACTATTAAGAGGATGAAGTGACAAGCTacaaactaggagaaaatatttgcaaattgcatatctgacaaaggattgcatccagaatatatacagaactctcaaaattcaacaataagaaaacaaacaacccaattttaaaatggtcaaaagaccagaagagatatttcaccaaagagaatatatgggacttccctggtggtgcagtggttaagaatccgcctgccaatgcaggggacacaggttcgagccctggtccgggaagatcccacatgcagcggagcaactaagcccatgcgccacaactactgagcctgcactctagagcctgcgagccacaactactgaagcctgcgtgcctagagcccgtgctccacaacaagagaagccaccgcaatgagaagcccgtgcactgcaatgaagagtagcccccgctcaccacaacaagagaaagcctgcgcacagcagcgaagacccagcacggccaaaaataaataaataaataaattaattaattaattaaaaagagactacatggatggcaaataagcacgtgaaaagacgCTCCACATCACTGgccatcagggaaacgcaaattgAAGCCACAATGATATATTGTCTCACAACCGTCAGAACTACTAACATGTAAAGATGCTGACAAAGATGCACGGAAACTAGGACTTCCCTTCATTGCTGagtggaatgcaaaatggtaaagccactctggaaaacagtttagtggtttcttacaaagttaaacatacacttagcgCATGAACCAACAATCCTACTCCTAGATATGGTAtcatcccagagaaataaaaacttatgttcacataaaGACCATTCTTGtacacaagaatgttcatagcagctttatttgtaatagccccaaactggaaaatgCCCACATGTTTGAGTGGGAGAATGAATGAACATTAGTACCGTGGAGTACTACTCTGCAATAAAAGGAAGCCAACTACTGATACAGGCAATAACATGCACGGATCTCAAGGGTATTactctaagtaaaagaagccagtcctACAAGATGACATGccgtatggttccatttataggaTCTTCTTGAAAAAGACAGAATTATAGTGGTTGTCAGGGTTTAGAGGACAGAGGAGGGTGAGACTGCAAAGGGGCAGCCTGTGGGAGTTTTGGGGCTGATAGAGCTGTTGTGTGTCCTGACTGTGGTGGggttacacaaatctacacaCGTGTCAAAATTCACAGagcagaacattaaaaaaatcagctttattgtttgttgaaataaaattaaaaggcataTTTGCCTCATTATCTTGAAATTATAACATGGTGAGCAACAGAGCAGTCCCCAAAAGCACATGACATTAGGATTCTCTTACTGACTGGCCACCTCCTCCAGCTTTTCAGGAACAGGACCAGTCAGTACCCCTCTCCTCAGGGCCCACTTGGCAAAACCATTGCTTTCTTGGAGGAAACCCAGGGATCCTAGAGCCAGtgtctgggggggaggggggtgctgGCACGTGGGTCCAGCCACAGGACCCACCGAGGAGCAATGCAGGCAGCACGGGCACAGGCCAGCCGAGGAGGGTGTGTGGGCACTGCTCCTCTGGCTTCTCCCATTTTGTGATTCTGAAACGGACAAGGGCAGTGCGGCACTAGGCTGCCTGGGCCCCTATCTCCCCTGGAGTCTGGTCAGGCTGCGGCCAACGCCCCCTCTAAGGCCCAGCAAGGGCAGCCGGAGTGATAGCCCCTCACCCCACCAGGCCCACCGGGCCCTGACTGCCCACTGTCACTGGATCTGATAAGAGACCCGCCCCCCatggccccctcccctctcccagcgaTGACCACAGCCTGGCCCCCACCCTGGCTCCACGTATATAAGGGGACCCTGGGGGCTGAGCACCACGGACGCCAGCTCTCAGCACGCCCAGCTCCCACTCAGCCGCCACCATGTCTCTGACCAGGGCTGAGAGGACCATCATCGTGTCCATGTGGGGCAAGATCTCCACACAGGCAGACATCATCGGCACCGAGGCCCTGGAGAGGTGAGCGCcaggtgggagggatggagccTGGTAGGGGACAGTGTGGGTCAGTGAGGACAGGGGTCAGTAGGAGGGGTCAGGGAGGATGGGTCAGCGAGGAGGGTCAGTGAGGAGGGGACAGTGAGGAGGGGACACTGAGGATGGTCAGTGAGGAGGGGACCGTGAGGAGGTGACACTGAGGATGGTCAGTGAGGAGGGGTCAGTGAGGAGGAGACAGTGAGGAGGGGACACTGAGGATGGTCAGTGAGGAGGGGTCAGTGAGGAGGGGACAGTGAGGAGGGGACAGTGAGGAGGGACAGTGAGGAGGGAACAGTGAGGAGGGGACATATGCAGGTTTAGTAAGCATGAGCAGCGGTGAGGCGGGTGCACGGTGGTCAGCgggcaggaagaggaggggaatggggagggtGACGAGGTTCGATTGTGTCTCTCCCTCCGCGCCCAGCACCCAGGTCTCCACAATCATTGCtgattgaatgagtgagtgaaggaAGGGACGAATGACTGGAGGACGGGGCGGTGAGGGTGAGGTGGGCCGGGCCATACTGGAGCCGGGGCAACAGCTGAAGTCCGCAATACCGATCCTGTCtgtctttaaaatgttcatattggGGTCAAGTTGCATTTTTTGCCCTAATATTTACGTTTTAACTCCCGCGTGCAAACGTGACGTGTCCCGGCCCGCCCCGCCCGCAGGCTCTTCTCCAGCTACCCCCAGACCAAGACCTACTTCCCGCACTTCGACCTGCACGCGGGCTCCGCGCAGCTGCGCGCGCACGGCTCCAAGGTGGTGGCCGCCGTGGGCGACGCGGTCAAGAGCATCGACAACGTGGCGGGCGCCCTCTCCAAGCTGAGCGAGCTGCACGCCTACGTGCTGCGCGTGGACCCGGTCAACTTCAAGgtgggcgcggggcggggcccggggcggggcggggtccgGGGGCGGGGCTGGGTGCCCGCCGCTCGCGCCGCGCCCGCCCTGAGCCGCCCTGTCGCCCCAGCTGCTGTCCCACTGCCTGCTGGTCACGGTGGCCTCGCACTTCCCCGCCGACTTCACGGCCGACGCGCACGCCGCCTGGGACAAGTTCCTGTCCATTGTGTCCCGCGTCCTGACCGAGAAGTACCGCTGAGGATGCCTCCCGACCCCCAGGGCAGGCTTCgagccctccccttcccctgcaccCTCTTACGATTCCACCCGGGACCCCCAATAAATGGATGAGGATGGAGGGAGCCTGGTCGTGCGTCTCAGTATTGGGGGAAGCGGAGGAGAATGAAGGGAGGGAATGGGGGCTTCGCAGGAACACGGCCGACCCTAGTGTCACCCCCGGCCTGGAGGTCACTCCAAGGGTGCTTTGGGGGCGGTCCTTGGTCCTGAGGACCCCAGAGTCGTGACCGGAGGGAGCAGAACAGCCCAGGACCGCCCACGCCGTTTTCTCGGGTCAGACCTGAGTTTGTGCCTCTTTCCCGCCTCCCAAATCACCCAGTCTGTCGCTTCAGTCAGcgtattgtgtgtatgtgtagggtATGTGTAGGGACTCAGGGGCCTTTCCTCAAAGCTTGTTGTCACAGCTCACGCACTGAGAGGACCCTTGATACCTCCTGGCCCTCCGAGCTCTTTCTCCCAATCCCTCCATCGGCTCCCTGTGGAATAATTGTAGATCCCCCTAAAGTCTGCAGCCAAGGCACACACACACGGCGTGATTCAGTTCCTCCGCGGTGACAGGGCCCTGGGTTGGCAACCAGGGTCCCCAGGTTCGCGCCGCGCTCCTGAAGATAAGGGCGGGCAGGGCGCCGGGGGCAGGGCCGCTATAAGGAGGCCGGGACTGCGGGCGCGGCCCCCAGAGCACGCCACGCCAACGCCATGCTCAGCGCCCAAGAGCGCGCCCACGTAGCACAGGTCTGGGACCTGATCGCCGGCCATGAGGCGCCCTTCGGGGCGGAGCTTCTGCTCAGGTGGGTTGGGGCTGGGTCTCCAGAACCGCAGCGAGGCGGAGACTGGGGTGTTGAGCCTGAGTCGGGAGTGGGGCGGGCCTGACCGGGGTTTCGCGGGGTCTGGGCGGCGCAGACGCTGGAGGGACCgccctccctcctcacccttGCTCGCGCAGACTCTTCACGGTGTACCCCAGCACCAAGGCCTACTTTAAGCACCTGGGCGACCGCCCTGACGAGGTGCAGCTGCTGAGCCACGGACAACGCGTGCTCGAGGCTGTGGGAGTGGCCGTCCGGCACATGGACAACCTGCGCGCGGCCCTGAGTCCGCTTGCCGAGCTGCACGCACATGTGCTGCGCGTGGACCCCACCAACTTCCCAGTGAGCCACCCCGGGACGCAGCAGGGTTCGCGCGCGCAGCCGAGGTGGGGAGGCATTCGGCAAGGAATTGGCGAGGACAGAGCTCTTCTCACCGGCCTTTTCTCCCGCAGCTGCTGACCCAGTGTTTCCAGGTGGTGCTGGCCTCCCACCTGCAGGGCGAGTTCACGGTGGAGATGCAGGCGGTGTGGGATAAGTTCCTGACGGGCCTGGCGGTAGTGCTGACAGAGAAGTACCACTGAGTTCTGTGCCCCAGGTCTAGGTCTGCGCATGTCAATAAACAAGCCTCAAAAAGCTGGACCCCGCGCAGGTGTGGTCTTTGGGGAGCGGGCGGACTGACGTCACAGTTGCCGGGCAGAGAAGCTCCGGGTCCTGAGGGGAGCCTTGCGGAATCTTAGGGCAGGATCCCCAACCTTTGCTGACAATGGAACCAGGGGCACAGGAACGGAACCTTGGGCACTCAACAAACCCTGAACGAGGACAGTTCCCGGTCTGACAGTCTGGGGGTCCGGGCCGGGTGTGTACACCCAGAGGCTTGCACAGAACAGTTGCCCTCCCGGGGCAGGGGAATGTGGTGGGGCCTAGCGCGTGCTCGGATGGGGGAAGGGTCTTCAGCTTCATCTCGCATCTGACACCCGTGCGGTGCCGTACCATTCGCAAAGCACGTCCTCATTCACACACTCATTCATCTCCGTCCCTACCTCGCTCCGGGAACTACAAGCCTCAATCTTCGCCTCTTTAACAGACAGGCAGGGCACTGAGGCCTAGGGGGCAAGTTTCTGGCCTGAGGTCAAACAGACTTTGTGACCCAGGGCTCCACGGACCCTCATCTCGGTCCTTTCCCATCTTCTCCCTTGCCTCCAGCGCTCACTCTGTAGTTGCCTTGCCCTGGTCCGAGTTAGTCCCTTCCTCTGAATCTcctggggcagggagtgggggtAGGAAGGAAGACCTCTACGGCCACAACCCGTGTCATGTCAACATGAGGTGCGGTACTAGGCTTGTCCCTAAGCGAGCTGAGCCTAATGCATCCGATGGAAAATCCCCAACCTCGCTGGGTCTTTGAAATAATTTAGAAGATCCTAATGTAGGGTGGGTGCCTGGCAGGCCCACAGCCACCCAaaccccaccccagctccagccGCCCCGCTCAGTCTCTGGGGTCCCTGGGCCATGGCGCCccaccttacacacacacacacacacacacacacacacacgtgccctgTCAATCTCTCTTCCCTCTGCAGCACTGGTGCAGGGATCTTAGTGCTCCATTTAGATAGAGCCTCTGCGAATGCAGGAGCCTGACCCTGGGAGCTCTCCAAACTCTGAATGAGAATGGTTCCCCGACTGACAATCTCACATCTGTGCAGGGCTGGGAAGTGGGGGACCAAGtccaaagcagggggtggggaggggctgctggaTGCTAAGCCCTGACCCTGGCTGGGTGGAATGCCCCCGCCGTCCATGACAACACCTGCTAACCCGCGCTGCCCCAGGGCCTGCCCACCATTGTGGGTACGCTGCTTAAAGGACTTCCCCCCTGTTACATCCTGCACCCACATTATTTACATGGGCAGTTTACAGCTCTTCATCCTGGAGAAGAGTTTAGTGCGAAAGCAGCTTGTTTCACTTCGGAAAAGATTGTGCTCCTCTCCAAGACTGGCAAATAGACACCTCGAGGCTACCCCAGCTGGGGACAAACTCGGATGCCAGTGGGTTTGGGTGGCTCGGAAACATGTGTGAGCTCCCAGACCCACAGGAGCGGGAAAAGAGAGGGCCCTAGAGAGCTGGATCTAGGCAGCTCTAGGCAGGACTGGGTGGGGCCCGCTTGGGACTCCAGCACTCCTGCACCCTCTCGAGACCGAGCTTTCCAGGCTGGCACCTCCTGGCTCCGTGCCAGCCAATGAGCACAGCACGATCGGGTGTGTCCCTCGCGCCCCAGGCATAAGGGCTCGCGCACTCCGAGCCCTGCACGCTTCTGGTCCTGACCCAGACTCAGAGAGAACCCACCATGGTGCTGTCTCCCACCGACAAGAGCAACATCAAGGCCATCTGGGCTAAGATTGGCAACCACAGTGCAGACTATGGCGCAGAGGCCTTGGAGAGGTGAGCAGCCCACCTGCCCGGCTGGGACCGGGGCCAGTCGCCCCATCGCGTCCTGGTCCTGGGCCGACCGGCCTAAGCCcggctctcccacctcttctccaCTCAGGATGTTCATGAACTTCCCCAGCACCAAGACCTACTTCCCCCACTTCGACCTGGGACACGACTCCGCCCAGGTCAAGGCGCACGGCAAGAAGGTGGCCGACGCGCTGACCAAAGCCGTTGGCCACATGGACAACCTGCTCGATGCCTTGTCTGATCTGAGCGACCTGCACGCCCACAAGCTGCGTGTGGACCCAGCCAACTTCAAGGTGAGCTTGCGGGCCGGACCGGGAGAGATCTGAGCTAGGAAGGCAGAGAGTGCGGTGGGGTTCCAGAGGTAGAGCACAGCGGTGCCCCCCAACCCCACGCCCCCTGACACCCCCTCTCTCCGCAGCTCCTGAGCCACTGCCTGCTGGTGACCCTGGCTCTCCACCTCCCCGCCGAGTTCACCCCCTCGGTCCATGCCTCCCTGGACAAGTTCTTGGCCAGTGTGAGCACCGTGCTGACCTCCAAATACCGTTAAGCTGGAGCCTCTGCGATCCCTACCCTGGCCTGGGGCCCTCTGGAGCTCTGGGCACCCTCACTTCCCAATCTTTGAATAAAGTCTGAGTGGGCTGCAGCCTCTGTAGCCTCGGTTCTCTGTGTCCACGAACCGTGCCGGGATCGGGGTGGTTCCCAGCAGCGAGGAGTGGGAGTGCGGACGAGGGACGGGAGCT
It includes:
- the HBM gene encoding hemoglobin subunit mu is translated as MLSAQERAHVAQVWDLIAGHEAPFGAELLLRLFTVYPSTKAYFKHLGDRPDEVQLLSHGQRVLEAVGVAVRHMDNLRAALSPLAELHAHVLRVDPTNFPLLTQCFQVVLASHLQGEFTVEMQAVWDKFLTGLAVVLTEKYH
- the LOC133103117 gene encoding hemoglobin subunit alpha gives rise to the protein MVLSPTDKSNIKAIWAKIGNHSADYGAEALERMFMNFPSTKTYFPHFDLGHDSAQVKAHGKKVADALTKAVGHMDNLLDALSDLSDLHAHKLRVDPANFKLLSHCLLVTLALHLPAEFTPSVHASLDKFLASVSTVLTSKYR
- the HBZ gene encoding hemoglobin subunit zeta: MSLTRAERTIIVSMWGKISTQADIIGTEALERLFSSYPQTKTYFPHFDLHAGSAQLRAHGSKVVAAVGDAVKSIDNVAGALSKLSELHAYVLRVDPVNFKLLSHCLLVTVASHFPADFTADAHAAWDKFLSIVSRVLTEKYR